Genomic window (Bosea vaviloviae):
TCGCCGCCTCGATGGGCCATCTCGGCAACACGCAACATCCCGAGGTCCAGGCTGCGATCGATGACGGCTTCCGCCGCCTGAAGGCCATCGGCAAGCCGGCCGGCTACCTCACCAATAACGAGGCCGAGGCCGTGCGCCGCGTCGCGCAAGGCATCGATTTCGTCGGCATCGCCAACGACACCACGATCGTGGTGCGCGGCTCCAAGGCGCTGCTCTCGGCGGTGAGGGCGAGCTGAGATGGCCCCGCTCCGGCTCCTGGCTGACGACCTGACCGGCGCGCTCGACAGCGCGGCCGCGTTCGGTTCGCCCGCCGAGCCGGTCGCGGTCTGCTGGCGTGGCGAGGCCCCCGCAAAGGGCGCCATCGCCATGGACAGCCGCAGCCGCGAGATCTCGGCGGAGGAAGCCCGCAGCGCCGTCGCCGCGATCGCTCCCGCCTTGTGGGCGCGCGGCTCGGGCCTCGCCTATAAGAAGATCGACAGCCTGCTGCGTGGACAGGAGGTCGCCGAGATCGCCACGATCCTCGACCTGATCAGCCCGGCCCATTGCATTATCGCCCCGGCCTTCCCGGCGCAGCGCCGGATCACGCGCGCCGGGCAGCAATGCGCCTGGACGAATGGCGAATGGCGCCCGATGCCCGCCGATCTCGCCGCCGGGCTTGCAGCGGCGGGACATGCCGTCACGCAAGCCGTTCCGGGAGATGCCCTGCCCCCGGGCATCAGCCTCTGGGATGCCGAGACCGACGCCGATCTCGACGCCATCATCGCGGCCGCCTCCGGGCTCGATGATGTGCTCTGGGTCGGAAGTGCGGGGCTGGCGGCGGCGCTCGCGCGGGCAGCCGGCCTCATCCGTCGGATCGATGACCGCCCGCTCGCAGGCAAGGTTCTCGGGCTCGTCGGCTCGGACCATCCAGCGATCGGCCAGCAACTCGACCGACTCGGCCCGCTTCACGTGGTTCTGGGTCCTGCGAGCAATGCCGAAATCGCCCGGCGCCTCTCCGATGACGGCATCGTCGTCGCAAGCGTCGCACTACCGGACGGCACCTCGCGTCGCGACGCCGCCGCGCTGATCGACGCGAGGTTGGCCGCCCTCCTGCTGGATCTAGACGACCGCCCGGACACGCTCTTCGCCGCCGGCGGCGAAACATTGCGCGGCCTCTGCGAGAGCCTCGGCACTGAGCGCCTCGACGTCACCGGCGAAATCATGCCCGGCGTGCCGCGCTCGATCATGCGCGGCGGCCGCTGGGACGGCGTCGCCGTGATCTCGAAATCGGGCGCCTTCGGCGCGCCGGACCTTCTTCAACAGCTCGCCGCGACCCGGATCGCGGCCTTTGCCGGAGGGGCAGCATGAAACCTCACCTTGCCATCACCATGGGCGATCCCGCCGGCGTCGGTCCCGAGATCATCGTCAAGGCCTGCCTCGCCCTCAAGGACAGGCTGGCGAGCGGCGATCTGCGCCTGCTCGTCATCGGCAGCAATCCCGCGCTTGCCGAGGCGCGCCGCCTGCTCGGCGCCGACATCGCCATTCCCGAGGTCTCCGAGACCGAGGCCTGGCCGCATCTCGCCTGCCTGCAGGCGGGGCCGGAGGGCGAGCCGATCCGTCCGGGCGTGCTCTCTTCCGATGGCGGCCGCTTCGCCTATCTCGCGGTCGAAAAGGGCGTGAAGCTCGCCCAGGCCGGCCGCATCGGCGGCATCGTGACGGCGCCGCTGAACAAGGAGGCGCTGAACAAGGCCGGCTACAAATTCGCTGGTCATACCGACATGCTGGCGACGCTGACCGGCGCCAAGGGCTCGGTGATGATGCTCGCCCATGGCGGCATGCGGGTGAGCCATGTCACCACCCATGTCGCGCTCAAGGACGTGCCCGCCAAGCTGACGCCGGAACGGCTGCGCTATGTGCTCGACCGCACCGACGAGGCGCTTTCCGCGCTCGATCTCGGTCGGCGCAAGATCGCTGTCGCCGCGCTCAACCCCCATGCCGGCGAAGGCGGATTGTTCGGCCGCGAGGATGACGAGGTCTCCGCGCCGACGATCGCCAAGGCGGTCGCCGATGGCCTCGACGTCGTCGGGCCGGTGCCGGGCGACACGGTCTTCGTCAAGCTGCGCGCCGGCCAGTACGACGCCGTCGTCGCGATGTATCACGATCAGGGCCACATCCCGGTTAAGTTCCTGGGCTTCAACGTGAATCCGGAAACCGGCACCTGGGATTCGCTCTCGGGCGTCAACATCACGCTCGGCCTGCCGATCGTGCGGACCTCCGTCGACCATGGCACCGCCTTCGACATTGCCGGCAAGGGCATCGCCAACGAGCTCAGCCTGATCGAGGCGATCGAATACGCCGAAAAACTGGCGGCGGCGCGCGGCCTCAGCGCCGACCGCGCGGCCTGATAGCGCCAACCTGAAAGCGCCAAAAGCCAAAAGCACAAAGGGAGGCGACCATGAACATCCACGCGCCCCGCCAGATCGCCATTGCGAGCCTCGCCACGCCGATCGCGATCACCCGGCCGAAGATCATCGAGTTCGGCTCCGGCACGGCGTCGCTCGCCGGGCGTTGGGCTACGGCCCAGGGGTTCTCGCGCATCCTGGTCGTGGCGGATGCCTTCAACGCCGCCCGCGTCGATCTGCTCGGCTTGACCGGTGAGGTCACGATCTTCGGCGAAGTCCGCCCCGAGCCTGACCTTCCCAATCTCGAAGCGGTGCTTGCGGTTGCCGAGCGGGTGAAGCCTGACCTCGTCATCGGCTTCGGCGGCGGCAGCGCCATGGACCTCGCTAAGCTCGTCGCTGTCCTGCCGGGCTCCGGCCAGTCCCTCCAGGACGTCGTCGGCCCCGAGAAGGTCGCCGGCAAGCGCTCGGCCCTGATGCAGGTGCCGACCACTGCGGGCACCGGCAGCGAGGCCGGCACGCGCGCGCTGGTCACCGACCCCAAGACGCAGAACAAGCTCGCCGTGCAGAGCCTGCACATGCTCGCCGACATCGCGGTGATCGACCCCGATCTGACGCTGACCTTGCCTCCGGCGGTCACCGCTGCGACCGGCGTCGATGCCATGGCCCATTGCGTCGAGGCCTTCACCAGCCTCAAGGCGCATCCGCTGATCGACATGTATGCACTCGAGGGCGTGCGCCTGGTCGGCCGCTTCCTCGGCCGTGCCATCGCCGACGGTTCCGACATCGAGGCTCGCGCCGGCCTATCGCTCGCTTCGCTTTATGGCGGCTACTGCCTGGGCCCGGTCAACACGGCCGCCGGCCACGCCGTCGCCTATCCGCTCGGCACGCGCCACCACATCGCCCATGGCGCGGCGAACGCGCTGATCTTCCCGCATACGCTCGCTTTCAACGCGCCGGCCGTGCCGGAAAAGACCGCCGCGATCCTCGCCGCGCTCGGCCTGAAGGCCTCGGCCCGGCAGGAGGAGGTTTTCGAGGGCGCCCATCGCTACTGCGCCGAACTCGGCTGCGAGATGAAGCTGTCGCGTCTCTCCGTGCCACGCGACGATCTGCCGGCGATGGCGAGCGAGGCTCACGCCATTCGCCGCCTGCTCGACAACAACCCGCGCGACATCAGCCGCGACGAGATCCTGACCCTCTACGAAGCCGCCTACTGAGCGCCGCTAGCAGGAGGGCCAGACGCCCTCGCAGACCAGAAGGAGGTCTTCCGAGATGGGATCCCATCCGACCGACATCGCACCTGCCGGCCTCTCCGAGCGCAGCGGCATCCTGCATCCGCGCGCGGGCGATGCGCAGCGCATCGAGGCCTATCTGCCCTCGCCTTGCGTCCAGAACCATGCGGCCAACATCGCCGTGCTCGGCAATGGCGATCTCGCCATCGTCTGGTTCGGCGGCACGCAGGAAGGCATCCCGGACATCTCGACCTATTTCTCGCGATTGCCCAAGGGCAGCGATCGCTGGTCGGCCCCCGTCAAGCTCTCCGACGATCCGGCGCGCTCCGAGCAGAACCCGATCCTCTTCACCACGCCCAATGGCGAGCTCTGGCTGATCTGGACGGCGCAGATCTCCGGTAACCAGGACACGGCGCTGGTGCGCAAGCGCGTCTCACATGATCACGGCCTGACATGGGGACCGATCGAGACCCTGTTCGAGGCGCCAAAGGGCCATGGCCTGTTCGTGCGCCAGCCCCCCATCGTGCTCGACAATGGCGACTGGGTGATCCCGGTCTTCCATTGCGTCAGCGTGCCCGGCGCCAAATGGGTCGGCGATCACGACATCAGCGCAGTGCGCGTCTCCTCCGACGCCGGCAAGAGCTGGGTTGAGCATACCGTGCCCGGCTCGACCGGCTGCGTGCACATGAACGTGCTGAAGACGAAGGACGGGCTCGTCGCGTTCTATCGCAGCCGCTGGGCCGATTTCATCTATGCCAGCCGCTCGACCGACGGCCGCAACTGGACGGCGCCCGAGCCGACCGCGCTGCCCAACAACAACTCCTCGATCCAGGCGACCGTGCTGGCCGACGGCCGCATCGCGCTCGTCTTCAACCACTCCAGCGCGGCCGACGCGACCGACCGGCGCACCGGCCTCTATGACGACATCGAGGACGAGGAAGGCGTCGCACCACAAGCCGAGGCCGCCCCTGCCCCGGCCGCGCCGCATCGCACCGCCTTCTGGGGCGCGCCGCGCGCGCCGATGACGCTGGCGCTGTCCTCCGATGGCGGCCGGAGCTGGCCGGTGATGCGCGACCTCGAAACCGGCGACGGCTTCTGCATGACCAACAACTCCAAGGACCAGCTCAACCGCGAGTTCTCCTACCCGTCGATCACGCAGGCGTCGGACGGGGCGCTGCACATCGCCTTCACCTATTTCCGCCGCGCCATCAAATACGTCCGCGTTGAGCCCGATTGGGCGGCCCAAACCTGAACAAGATCCAGGCCTGAACAAGACCCAAGCCTGAACAAGACCAAGAACAGCAAGACCAAGAACAGGGAGACCGCAGATGCCTGCACTCGCTCAAATCCATCCTCTGAATACGGCGTCCTCGCCACAGCACGACCTGATCCGCATCCGCGGCCTCGACAAGACCTATGCCGGCGGCAGCGTGCATGCGCTGTCGAACATCGACCTCGATATCAAGGACGGCGAATTCGTCTGCGTCGTCGGCCCCTCGGGCTGCGGCAAGTCGACCTTGCTGCGCATCCTCGCCGGGCTCGACGACTATGACAGCGGCAATGCGGCGCTGGACGGCAAAAGCATCACCGGCCCGTCGCGCGATGTCGGCGTCGTCTTCCAGGCGGCCAACCTCCTGCCCTGGCTCACCGTGCGCGAGAACATCGCCTTGCCCCTGCGCGTCGGCGGCAAGCAGGTCGGGCAGGCCGAGGACATCGACCGTCTGCTCGACGTCACGGGCCTCAAGGATTTCGGCCACCGCTACCCTTACGAACTTTCGGGCGGCATGCAGCAGCGTGCCGGCATCTGCCGCGCGCTGGTGCGCTCACCGCGCGTGTTGCTGATGGACGAGCCCTTCGGCGCGCTCGACGCGCTGACGCGCGAGCGCATGAACCTCGAATTGCAGCGCATCTGGCAGGCCAGCCGCAAGACCGTGCTGCTGATCACGCATTCGATCTCGGAGGCGATCTTCCTCGCCGACCGCGTCGTGGTGATGTCGGCAAGGCCCGGCCGCGTCATACGCGAACTCGAAGTGCCGATCCCGCGTCCGCGCAGCAACGACACCATCATCAGCCACCCCGCCTATCCGGCGCTGGCCAAGGAAATCCGCGGACTTCTGAACGCGTCGGGAGACGAATGATGAGCCAAGCACAGACCACCATCATCGCGGATTCCGTCTCGATCGAACGCGCCCCGCCCAAGCCCGAGGCGGCCGCCGGCAAGAAGCGCGAGCCCAAGGGCGTCAACAGCACGGCGATCACGCTCGTCGGCCTCGCCGTTCTGTTCGGCGCCTGGGCCCTGTCGGTGAAGTACCTTGAAATCCCGTCCTACATCCTGCCGACGCCGCTTGCGGTGTGGAAGGCCTTGTGGTCGGGCATCGCGGTCAGCCCGTCGAGTCCGCTCGGTTACTACCTGCCGCTCTGGGGCACACTCAAGAATGCCGCCATCGGCCTCTTCCTCGGCTCGGCGCTGGGCCTGACGCTCGGCTCGCTGATGGCAGAGAGCCGGCTGATCGAGAAGCTGATCATGCCCTATGCCTTCGCGCTGCAAAGCCTGCCCAAGGTCGCGATCGCGCCCCTGATCGTGATCTGGTTCGGCTTCGGCGACGGTTCCAAGATCGCGATCTCGGCGCTGCTCGCCTTCTTCCCGATGCTGATCAACAGCTTCACCGGCCTGCGCGCCGTCGAGCCCGAACGCATCGACCTGATGCGCTCGCTCTCGGCCTCGCGCTTCGAGACCTATCGCATCGTCAAGCTGCCCAATGCGGCGCCCTTCATCTTCGCCGGGCTCGACATGGCGGTGGTCTATGCGCTGCTCGGCACCATCGTCGCAGAGTTCCTCGGCGCGCAGCAGGGCATGGGCGTCGTCATCACCCAGGCGCAGGCGGTGACCGACGTGGCCGGCGTCTTCGCCGCGCTCGTCATCCTCGGCGCCATGGGAATCACGCTCCACGCCATCGTACGCGGGCTGGAAAAGAAGATCGTCCACTGGGGCGAGCGCGGCCGCAAGTGATCGAGCAAACCTAGACGACCAAAAGCAATAAGCCATAACGGGAGGAACATCATGGTCACACGCAGAGAATGGCTTCTCGCCAGTGGCGCCGTCGCGGCGGCGCTGGCCCTGCCGGCCCGCTCGGCGTTCGCCCAGCCGGCTCGCACCGTGAAGGTGGCGATCGGTCAGAAGACAATCGCGCCGAACCTGGTCAACCTGCTCATCGGCGAAGGGCTCGGCTACAACGCGGCCGAGGGCTTCAAGGCACAGTTCATGACGGTGGGCGGCGTCTCGAACGCTCAGGTCGCCATCGATCGCGGCGATTCCGACATCTCGACCGGTGTGCCCTCCTTTGCCCTGCCGATCCTGGCCAAGGGCGAGTGGGGCAAGGCGATCCACTTCTACCAGTATACCTATCCCTACAAATGGGACGTGGCGGTGAAGCCGGAATCGACGCTGACGAGCTATGAGGAGCTCAAGGGCAAGAACATCGGCGTGCCGGATTTTGCGGAGACGGCATTCCCGGTCACCAAGAACGTTCTGCGTAGCCTGGGCCTTGACCCGGACAGGGACGTCAAATGGACGGCGGTGGGCACTGGCGTCGCTGCCGGTGTCGCACTGCAGCGCGGCGCCGTCGACGCCCTCGCCTATTACGACACCGGCTTTGGACAGATCGAAGGCGCCGGTATCCCGTTCAAGATGCTGCCGCTTCCGAAAAACGTGCCCATGGTCGGCGGGCAGTTCCTGATGGCGCTGCGCGAACGCATCGCGAAGGACCGCGACCTGATGGTCGGCTATGGTAGGTCGGTCGCCAAGGCTTCGGTGTTCCTCGCCGCTAGCCCGCGCGCGGGCGCCCGCGCCTTCCTGAAGATGTATCCTGAAGCGGCGCCCCGCGGTTCGAGCGAAGAGGATGCGATCAAGTCGGTGCTCCTCGCGACGGCACGACGCATCAAGCTCTACGACCCGCCATATGCCGGCGCGAAGATCGGCAGCATCAATCCGGAGGAGTTTCGGATCGAGGCGCAGATGAACGACATGAAGATCAGCTCGTTCGATGCCTTTCTGACGAATGAGTTGATCGACGAGATCAACAGCTTCGATCGGGAGGAGATCAAACGGCAGGCGCTGGCTTACGCATGAGCATCGGGGCCACAGAGATGGACGCTTCGACGGCGCGGCTCGTCGATGCGCCTGCCGCTGTCGGGATATGCGACACGCATTTCCATGTCTTCGGCCCCTATGACCGCTTCCCGCTGCCGCGTCATCCCTCCTATGCGCCGCAGGAGGCGACCGCCGCGGCCTATCATCAGGTTGCCGAGCGCCTCGGCATCGACCGCATGGTGGTCGTACAGGGCGGCTGCTACGGCACCGACAATGCAGCGATGCTCGATGCGGTGCAGATACTGGGCCCCGATCGTGCACGCGGAATCGCCATCATCGACGGGACCACGTCCGTCGCAGAGCTTCATCGTCTGCATGAAGGTGGCGTACGCGGCATCCGGCTCAACGCCATATCGGATAAGCGCATCGACGCCGACGCTATCCGAACCCAGGCGAACATGATTGCGGAGTTGGGCTGGCACATCCAGCTCCACGCGCGCGCCGATCAGATCGTGCAGCATGCGGCTTTGCTTCGCGATCTGCCTGTCGAAGTGGTGATCGATCATTGCGGCCGGATCGATCCGCGCGAAGGCGAGGATCAGGAGGCGATGCGGGCGATGCTGGACCTGCTCGCGACCGGGCGATGCTGGATCAAGCTGATCAGCTACCGATCGCTTCCGGCAGGCGGTGAGGGCGACGAGATGGCGCCGTTCCTGCGGCGCTTCGCAGCCGCCGCGCCGGAGCGCTGCCTCTGGGGCACCGACTGGCCGCATCCGCTGATGGAGGTCGTGCCTGACACGCAAAGACTATTCGAAGAGCTCTGCAGCGTTTTTGACGAGCCCCTTCGCAAGAAGATTTTCAGCGAAAACGCTGAACGACTCTATGGCTTCAAGTAACGGCTCGCGTACCGGGCCCAATCGGCAAGCAGGGAGAGAAACCATGACGACACGCAGAGAATGGCTTCTGGCAAGCGGCGCCTTCGCGGCTGCGCTGACAATGGGACCGCGCTCGTCTTTCGCGCAGGCGACGCGGACCGTGAAGGTTGGCGTCGGGCTGAAATCGCTCAACTCCAGCGTCATCAATCTACTGATCGGCGAGGCGCTCGGCTACAATGCCGAGGAAGGCTTCAAGGTCCAGGGGCTGGCGCTCGGCGGCAACGCCAACGTCCAGGTCGCCACAGACAAGGGCGACGTCGATGTCGGCATCGGCGTGCCCTCTTACGCCCTACCGATCCTGGCCCGAAACGAGTGGGGCAACGCGCAATGGTTCTACCAGTACACCTACCCCTATAAATGGGACATCGCGGTCAAGCCCGGCTCGACCGCCAAGGCCTATACCGACCTCAAGGGCAAGAACATCGGCGTCTCCGATTTCGGCGGCACCGAATATCCGGTCACCCGCAACGTGCTGAAGTCGCTCGGCGTCGATCCCGACAAGGACGTGAAATGGACGGCCGTCGGCGCGGGCGTGCCGGCCGGTGTCGCCCTGCAGCGCGGCGCCATCGACGCCCTCGCCTATTACGACACCGGCTTCGGCATCATCGACGGCGCCGGCATCCCGCTGGATCTGCTGCCGCGCCCCAGCAACCTGCCGATGATCGGAGGCCAGTTCCTGATGGGCCTGCGTCAGAGGATCCAGGCCGAGCGCGATCTCTTCATCGGCTTCGGCCGCTCGACCGCCAAGGCCTCGCGCTTCATCCTGGAGAACCCCGCGGCCGGCGCGAAAGCCTTCCTCAAGCTCTATCCCGAGACCGCCCCGCGCGGCTCCAGCGAGGAGCAGGCCGTGAAGTCGGTACTGGAGGCGATCAGCCGGCGCATCAAGCTCTATGAGCCGCCCTATGCCGGCGCCAAGATGGGCAGCATCCGGGTCGACGAATTCGTCACCGAGGCGAAGATGAACGACTGGGCCATCGCCGACTTCTCAAAGGTCTACACCAATGACCTGATCGACAAGATCAACGACTTCGACGTCGAGAAGATCAGGGCGCAGGCGCGGTCCTTCACCGGATGACGCAGGCGCTTTCGACACAGGACGGGCGCGCGAAACGCGCGCTCGTCACCGGCGTGAGCTCCGGCATCGGCGAGGCAATCGCGAAGCGATTGCTCGCCGAGGGCTGGGACGTCGTCGGCTTCAGCCGCAGCACGCCCGCCTTCGTGGATCCGGGGCTGGCACATGAGCCGGTCGACCTCTTCGACAGGGAGGCACTTAGCCTAGCGCTTGAGGGCCTGGGTCCGCTGGACGCCATCGTGCACGCCGCAGGCATCCTGCGCGTCGGCCGGCTCGGCGAACTCGATCCGGAAAACGCGCGAACGATGTGGCGGCTCCATGTCGATGCGGCAGAACAGATCGTTGAGGCACTTGTGCCAAAGCTGCCGGATGGCGGGCGCATCGTCCTGCTCGGCAGCCGCACGGCAGCCGGATCTCCCGGGCGGGCGCAATATGCGGCGACCAAGGCCGCGGTGGTGGGCATGGCCCGCTCCTTCGCCATCGAGTTGGCTCCACGGCAGATCACTGTGAACGTCGTGGCGCCCGGCGCAACCGACACACCAATGCTCAGAGACCCAAGACGGGCATCGGTCGCGCCGAAGATGCCGCCGATCGGCCGCCTCGTGAAGCCGGAGGAAATCGCGGCGACCACGGCGTTCCTGCTCTCTGAAGGCGCAGCCAGCATCACGGGCCAGCAGATCATCGTCTGTGGCGGAGCCTCGCTTTGAGCAGCCTGCGCCATCGGTCGGCCCCCACCAAACGGTATCCGGCATGACCGAGCCGAAGTTCCGCACCAAATCCGTTTGCGTCACCGGCACAGCTCGTGGCCTGGGAGCTACGATCGCACGCCAGTTGCCAAGCGTGCCCTCGCTCAGCTGGCGCTGGCAGACTGCGGCTTGATCCCAGCTTCGATCCACTCACGCGTCTGTTCCAGGACCTCATCCGAAAGCGCGGGATCGTCGATCGCCCGGGCGAGGATCACTGCCCCCACCATCGCCGCAAAGCTTCCGATTGCCGCGCGACGCCTGTCGGCTGCATCCAACTCCGGGAGCGCCTTGCCGATACGGTCGATTTGCGATCGAAGGCCGTCAGTCATGGCCGAGCGTGCCGCCGGGGTCTGATGGCGGACGGCCGCGGCAAGGCTCGCCGTCGGGCAGCCCCCCGCGCAGTTGTCGCGATGACGCGGCGCGAGATAATCGCCCACATAAGCGCGAAAATCGCCGCCTTCCCCTGCACCGACGGCGAGAGCATGGGCAAGAGTCTGCGCGATCAGGTCGTCCTTCGAACTGAAATGGCCATAGAAGCCGCCATGGGTGAGCCCGGCGGCCTTCATCACCTCCGCCACGCTGACCGCGTCGAACCCCTTGTCGCGAAACAGCCGGCTGGCAACCTCCAGAATCCGGCGACGGTTCTCCGCCATCTGCTCTCGACTGACCTTCATTTCAAAATTCTCCGCCGGCTCCGTTGACATTTACATGATGGTCATCATATTTAACATCAATCATGATAACCATCATGAATATAGGTTCACGAAGAGAAAAGAGCAATCCTATGACCGCGATCCCCTCAGTCCTCGTCACCGGCGCCTCCACCGGCATCGGAGCCGCCTATGCCGAGCGCTTCGCGCGCCGCGGGCACGACCTTGTGCTGGTTGCCCGTGACATCGCGCGAATGGAGGCCCTGGCGGCCCGTCTGCGTCAGGAAAATGGCGTGGCGATTGACATCATTCAGGCCGATCTTACGCAGCCTGCCGAGCTTGCAACGGTAGAAACGAGGCTGCGCGACGATGTCCGCATCGGGATTCTCGTCAACAATGCCGGAACGGCCATCGGCGGAAGCTTCATCGAGCAGAGCACCGATGACGCCGCGCGGCTGGTTGCGCTCAACACGACCGCACTTCTGCGGCTTGCCAGCGCCATCGCCCCGCGCCTTGCGAAGGCCGGCGAAGGAGCGATCGTCAACATCGGCTCCGTGGTCGGCCTGGCGCCGGAATTCGGCATGACGGTCTACGGCGCAACCAAAGCCTTCGTACTCTTTCTGTCGCAGGGCCTCAGTCTCGAGCTCGCGCCGAAGGGTGTCTACGTCCAGGCCGTGCTTCCCGCCACGACGCGAACCGAGATCTGGGGCCATGTCGGCGCCGACATCAACACGCTCTCCAACGTGATGGAGGTGAACGATCTGGTCGATGCGGCGCTGGTCGGCTTCGACCGCCGCGAACCGGTGACCATCCCGCCGCTTCCCGACGCCGGGCAGTGGGACGCGTTTCAGGCCGCGCGCCAGGCCATGCTTCCGAACTATCGGAACGAACACCCCGCCGAGCGATACCGCACGCTCGCCTGAGCACCAACGAAGTCATTTCGATAAACGACCCCGCCGCTGCGGGACAAACCAAGGTGACCTATGACCAGCAAAACGCTGTTCGAGCCCTATACTCTCGGCTCGCTGACCCTCTCCAACCGTATCGTCATGGCCCCCCTGACGCGCAATCGCGCTGGCCCGGGCTTCGTTCCGGGCGATCTCACTGCTGAGTATTACGGCCAGCGAGCGTCGGCCGGCCTGCTGATTTCCGAGGCCACGCAGATTTCGCAGCAGGGACAGGGCTACCAGGACACGCCCGGCATCTACTCCCAGGCTCAGATCGAAGGCTGGCGCAAGATCACGACCGCGGTGCACGCCAAGGGCGGGCGGATTTTCCTGCAGCTCTGGCATGTCGGCCGCGTCTCGCACGTCGATCTCCAGGAAAACGGGGCGGCTCCGGTTGCACCGTCTGCGATCCGGGCCAAAACCAAAACGTTCGTCAACAATGGCTTCTTTGACGTTTCGGAACCCCGCGCGCTTGAACTCGACGAGCTTCCGGGCATCGTCAACGCCTTCCGGCAGGCCGCCGCGAACGCCATCGCGGCAGGCTTCGATGGCGTCGAGATTCATGGCGCCAATGGCTATCTGCTCGACCAGTTTGCCAAGGACAGCGCCAATGTCCGCACCGATGCTTATGGCGGATCGATCGAGAACCGCGCCCGCCTGATGCTGGAAGTTGCGGGTGCTGTGGTCGAGGAAATCGGCGCCGAGCGCACCGGTATCCGGATTTCGCCGGTTTCACCGGCCAACGGCGTCGCGGCTACGGATCCCCAGGCACAGTTCGACTATATCGTCGAGCAACTCGACGCCTTGGGCATCGTCTACATCCATGTCGTCGAGGGCGCCACGGGCGGGCCGCGCGACGTCGCGCCGTTCGATTTCGGATCGCTCCGCCGGCGCTTCAGGAACACCTATATCGCCAATAACGGCTATGATTTCGACCTCGCGACATCGCGGTTGGCCGAGGACAAGGCCGACCTATTCGCCTTCGGCCGACCCTTCATCGCCAATCCCGACCTTGTGGAGCGGCTGGAAACCCGAGCACCGCTGGCGCAGGTCAATCCTGCCACGATCTATGGTGGGGGCGCCGCGGGCTATACCGACTATCCCGCCATCGCAGCCGCAAGCCGCTCCTGACCCATCGAGGGCGCGCTGGAGCGTGCCCTCGACCTCGGCAAGCTCCCTGGCCGGACCACGCAGAGAATCCTGGAGACGACCGGAATGCGCATTTTAAAACAAACAGGTGTTCTCGCGTTCGCCCTGGCTGCTGCGCTCATGGGCTCTGCCGCTTGGGCGGAGAATGCCTCGCCTATCGGCTTGTGGAAGAACGTCGACGATACCAGCGGCAAGCCGAGGGCCCTGATCCGCATCACGGAAGCGAATGGTGCGCTCCAGGGCAAGATCGAGAAAGTCTTCCTCGCCCCTAACGAAAGCCCAACCTGTACGAAGTGCGAGGGCGCCTTGAAGAATGCGCCCGTCATCGGCCTGGTGATCCTGTCCGGCCTGAAGAAGGACGGCGCCGAATTTACCGGCGGCCAAATCCTCGATCCAGATAATGGCAAGACCTATAGCAGCAAGATCTACCTGACCGATGGCGGCAAGACGCTAAACGTGCGCGGCTATATCGGTGTATCATTGCTGGGTCGTTCGCAGATTTGGCAACGCCAGGAATAGGCATCCGATATCGACGGGAAAACTGCTCGATCCAGAGAAAAACCCGTAGAAAGAAAAATATCATGAGAGCCTTCATTGTCGATCGATACAAGAAGAAGAGCGCGCTGCGACTTGGCGAGATGCCGGAGCCGGCGTTGCGGGATGAC
Coding sequences:
- a CDS encoding ABC transporter permease is translated as MSQAQTTIIADSVSIERAPPKPEAAAGKKREPKGVNSTAITLVGLAVLFGAWALSVKYLEIPSYILPTPLAVWKALWSGIAVSPSSPLGYYLPLWGTLKNAAIGLFLGSALGLTLGSLMAESRLIEKLIMPYAFALQSLPKVAIAPLIVIWFGFGDGSKIAISALLAFFPMLINSFTGLRAVEPERIDLMRSLSASRFETYRIVKLPNAAPFIFAGLDMAVVYALLGTIVAEFLGAQQGMGVVITQAQAVTDVAGVFAALVILGAMGITLHAIVRGLEKKIVHWGERGRK
- a CDS encoding ABC transporter substrate-binding protein; this encodes MVTRREWLLASGAVAAALALPARSAFAQPARTVKVAIGQKTIAPNLVNLLIGEGLGYNAAEGFKAQFMTVGGVSNAQVAIDRGDSDISTGVPSFALPILAKGEWGKAIHFYQYTYPYKWDVAVKPESTLTSYEELKGKNIGVPDFAETAFPVTKNVLRSLGLDPDRDVKWTAVGTGVAAGVALQRGAVDALAYYDTGFGQIEGAGIPFKMLPLPKNVPMVGGQFLMALRERIAKDRDLMVGYGRSVAKASVFLAASPRAGARAFLKMYPEAAPRGSSEEDAIKSVLLATARRIKLYDPPYAGAKIGSINPEEFRIEAQMNDMKISSFDAFLTNELIDEINSFDREEIKRQALAYA
- a CDS encoding amidohydrolase family protein; this encodes MDASTARLVDAPAAVGICDTHFHVFGPYDRFPLPRHPSYAPQEATAAAYHQVAERLGIDRMVVVQGGCYGTDNAAMLDAVQILGPDRARGIAIIDGTTSVAELHRLHEGGVRGIRLNAISDKRIDADAIRTQANMIAELGWHIQLHARADQIVQHAALLRDLPVEVVIDHCGRIDPREGEDQEAMRAMLDLLATGRCWIKLISYRSLPAGGEGDEMAPFLRRFAAAAPERCLWGTDWPHPLMEVVPDTQRLFEELCSVFDEPLRKKIFSENAERLYGFK
- a CDS encoding ABC transporter substrate-binding protein — protein: MTTRREWLLASGAFAAALTMGPRSSFAQATRTVKVGVGLKSLNSSVINLLIGEALGYNAEEGFKVQGLALGGNANVQVATDKGDVDVGIGVPSYALPILARNEWGNAQWFYQYTYPYKWDIAVKPGSTAKAYTDLKGKNIGVSDFGGTEYPVTRNVLKSLGVDPDKDVKWTAVGAGVPAGVALQRGAIDALAYYDTGFGIIDGAGIPLDLLPRPSNLPMIGGQFLMGLRQRIQAERDLFIGFGRSTAKASRFILENPAAGAKAFLKLYPETAPRGSSEEQAVKSVLEAISRRIKLYEPPYAGAKMGSIRVDEFVTEAKMNDWAIADFSKVYTNDLIDKINDFDVEKIRAQARSFTG
- a CDS encoding SDR family NAD(P)-dependent oxidoreductase; this encodes MTQALSTQDGRAKRALVTGVSSGIGEAIAKRLLAEGWDVVGFSRSTPAFVDPGLAHEPVDLFDREALSLALEGLGPLDAIVHAAGILRVGRLGELDPENARTMWRLHVDAAEQIVEALVPKLPDGGRIVLLGSRTAAGSPGRAQYAATKAAVVGMARSFAIELAPRQITVNVVAPGATDTPMLRDPRRASVAPKMPPIGRLVKPEEIAATTAFLLSEGAASITGQQIIVCGGASL
- a CDS encoding TetR/AcrR family transcriptional regulator, whose amino-acid sequence is MKVSREQMAENRRRILEVASRLFRDKGFDAVSVAEVMKAAGLTHGGFYGHFSSKDDLIAQTLAHALAVGAGEGGDFRAYVGDYLAPRHRDNCAGGCPTASLAAAVRHQTPAARSAMTDGLRSQIDRIGKALPELDAADRRRAAIGSFAAMVGAVILARAIDDPALSDEVLEQTREWIEAGIKPQSASAS